A genomic region of Terriglobales bacterium contains the following coding sequences:
- a CDS encoding mannose-1-phosphate guanylyltransferase: protein MKLSFYPVILAGGRGTRFWPLSRRRRAKQLLALDGPRSMIQQTVRRLEPLAPRNRFWIITNDDLLKPIRQQVKRVPARQIIAEPFGRNTAPAIGLAAFILLARDPDAIIGMFPSDHVISDEKRFRAAVERAAAIAAEGENIVVMGIEPSRSETGYGYIEAGGAMPGGRLRVRRFTEKPDAITAREFLVAGNYFWNSGMFIWSARTLVNALREHLPSTAAVLEKIAATYGTRRFERTFAKLYSQAENISVDFAVLEPRSARGEGASGIYCLPADFGWNDLGSWTALHEHKSAARPMAAENGNVIEAAGELLLNAAGNYVHAPGKFVAAVGVKDVVVVETDDALLITTRQHSQDVARIVKQLDEKKKLRKLT, encoded by the coding sequence TTGAAACTGTCGTTCTATCCCGTGATTCTTGCCGGCGGGCGCGGCACCCGGTTCTGGCCGCTCTCGCGCCGCCGCCGCGCCAAGCAACTGCTGGCGCTCGACGGCCCGCGCAGCATGATCCAGCAGACGGTAAGGCGGCTCGAGCCGCTGGCGCCGCGCAATCGCTTCTGGATCATCACCAACGATGACCTGCTCAAGCCGATCCGGCAGCAGGTGAAGCGCGTTCCCGCGCGGCAGATCATCGCCGAACCTTTCGGACGCAACACGGCCCCGGCGATCGGCCTGGCCGCGTTCATCCTGCTCGCGCGCGATCCGGACGCCATCATCGGCATGTTCCCCTCGGACCACGTCATCTCCGACGAGAAGCGCTTCCGCGCCGCCGTGGAGCGCGCCGCCGCCATCGCCGCAGAAGGCGAAAATATCGTGGTGATGGGAATCGAGCCCTCGCGTTCCGAGACCGGTTACGGATACATCGAAGCCGGCGGCGCCATGCCCGGCGGCCGGCTGCGCGTGCGGCGCTTCACCGAAAAGCCCGACGCCATCACCGCGCGCGAGTTTCTCGTCGCCGGAAATTATTTCTGGAACAGCGGTATGTTCATCTGGAGCGCGCGCACGCTGGTCAACGCGCTGCGCGAGCACCTGCCGTCAACAGCGGCGGTACTGGAGAAGATTGCCGCCACCTACGGCACCCGTCGCTTCGAGCGCACGTTCGCGAAGCTGTATTCGCAGGCGGAAAACATCAGCGTGGACTTCGCCGTGCTCGAGCCGCGCTCGGCGCGCGGCGAAGGCGCTTCCGGGATTTACTGCCTCCCGGCTGACTTCGGCTGGAACGACCTGGGCTCGTGGACGGCGCTGCACGAACACAAGTCCGCGGCGCGCCCGATGGCGGCCGAAAACGGCAACGTGATCGAAGCCGCCGGCGAGCTGCTGCTGAATGCGGCCGGCAACTACGTCCACGCGCCGGGGAAATTCGTTGCTGCCGTCGGCGTGAAAGACGTGGTCGTGGTCGAGACCGACGACGCCTTGCTCATCACCACGCGCCAGCACTCGCAGGACGTGGCCAGGATCGTGAAGCAGCTGGATGAGAAGAAGAAACTCAGGAAGTTAACGTGA
- a CDS encoding phosphoglucomutase/phosphomannomutase family protein — protein sequence MTQDIKFGTDGWRGVIADDFTFENVRAVSAAIAAYVRRNEDASRPLLIGYDTRFGSRRFAELVAEKFVAAGLKVQLANDYTPTPALSYAVKHRQAAGGVMVTSSHNPWSWNGIKFKEKFGGSATPAALKKIEAELYANADPRFPGGALTEVDFKPDYVAAITQFADMAKIEKAGFRFVIDCMYGAGRNVLAGIFRQRGVDHVQIRAEVNPLFPGINPEPIEPHVRAAQEAVVREKAQAGFITDGDADRIGAVTEDGTFVDAHKCYAVLLQWLLEYKKWPGAVTRAFNTTRMLDRIAKKYGRELVEHGIGFKFVTEVVLSGKEVLIGGEESGGIGIPRHLPERDGILNSLLLANAMADSGKTLGQLVAGLQREFGEHHYGRLDMKVADDVKQSAIARAAAAETKQLGPFNVLRKENLDGIKFYLDAPTNGNGADAWVLFRASGTEPLLRVYSEASSPALVKQILGEADVFVNQGTPAHAGA from the coding sequence ATGACCCAAGACATCAAATTCGGCACCGACGGATGGCGCGGCGTGATCGCCGACGACTTCACCTTCGAAAACGTGCGCGCCGTCTCGGCGGCCATCGCCGCCTACGTGCGCAGGAATGAAGACGCCTCGCGTCCTCTGCTCATCGGTTACGACACGCGCTTCGGCTCGCGCCGCTTCGCCGAACTGGTGGCCGAAAAGTTCGTCGCCGCCGGGCTCAAGGTGCAGCTCGCCAACGATTACACGCCCACACCCGCACTCTCGTACGCCGTGAAGCATCGTCAGGCCGCCGGCGGCGTGATGGTCACCAGCAGCCACAATCCGTGGAGCTGGAACGGCATCAAGTTCAAGGAAAAATTCGGCGGATCGGCCACGCCCGCTGCGCTCAAGAAGATCGAGGCCGAGCTGTATGCCAATGCCGATCCGAGATTCCCCGGCGGCGCGCTCACCGAAGTGGACTTCAAGCCCGACTACGTCGCCGCCATCACACAGTTCGCCGACATGGCGAAGATCGAGAAAGCCGGCTTTCGCTTCGTCATCGACTGCATGTACGGCGCCGGCCGCAACGTGCTCGCCGGCATCTTCAGGCAGCGCGGCGTCGATCACGTGCAGATTCGCGCCGAGGTGAACCCGCTGTTCCCCGGCATCAATCCCGAGCCCATCGAGCCGCACGTGCGCGCCGCGCAGGAGGCGGTGGTGCGGGAGAAGGCGCAGGCCGGCTTCATCACCGATGGTGACGCCGACCGCATCGGCGCCGTCACCGAAGACGGCACGTTCGTGGACGCGCACAAGTGCTACGCCGTGCTGCTGCAGTGGCTGCTGGAATACAAGAAGTGGCCGGGCGCGGTGACGCGCGCGTTCAACACCACGCGCATGCTCGACCGCATCGCGAAAAAGTACGGACGCGAGCTGGTCGAGCACGGCATCGGCTTCAAGTTCGTCACCGAGGTCGTGCTCTCGGGAAAAGAAGTGCTGATCGGCGGCGAGGAGTCGGGCGGCATCGGCATCCCGCGCCACCTGCCCGAGCGCGACGGCATTCTGAACTCGCTGCTGCTCGCCAACGCCATGGCTGACAGCGGAAAGACCCTGGGCCAGCTCGTCGCCGGGCTGCAGCGCGAGTTCGGCGAGCACCACTATGGCCGGCTCGACATGAAGGTGGCCGACGACGTGAAGCAGTCGGCCATCGCGCGCGCCGCGGCTGCGGAGACGAAGCAGCTTGGCCCGTTCAACGTCCTGCGGAAGGAGAACCTCGACGGCATCAAGTTCTATCTCGACGCTCCCACGAACGGTAACGGCGCCGATGCCTGGGTGCTGTTCCGCGCCTCCGGCACCGAGCCGCTGCTGCGCGTGTACTCGGAGGCGTCATCGCCGGCGCTGGTGAAGCAGATCCTGGGCGAAGCGGACGTGTTCGTGAACCAGGGCACGCCCGCGCACGCGGGCGCCTGA
- a CDS encoding transcriptional repressor, with the protein MQSQSKVRELCRVHGLAATHQRVIIYRAVTARPGHYSPEDVYNLVRRQIPSISLATVYKNLKTFVAHGMLRELHPGAGPLRVDPTLERHHHLVCTRCGAVRDVASSWLVPVRARRPAPRGFRVREFKVDALGLCRKCARKRSPRSRS; encoded by the coding sequence ATGCAGTCGCAGTCCAAGGTCCGGGAGCTTTGCCGGGTGCACGGCCTGGCGGCCACGCACCAGCGTGTGATCATCTACCGCGCGGTCACTGCCCGGCCGGGCCACTACTCCCCGGAAGACGTTTACAACCTGGTGCGCCGGCAGATCCCCTCGATCTCGCTGGCCACCGTTTACAAGAACCTGAAGACGTTCGTGGCGCACGGCATGCTGCGCGAGCTGCATCCCGGCGCGGGCCCGCTGCGCGTGGATCCCACGCTGGAGCGGCACCATCACCTGGTGTGCACGCGCTGCGGCGCGGTGCGAGACGTGGCGAGCAGTTGGCTGGTTCCCGTTCGCGCTCGCCGCCCGGCGCCGCGCGGCTTCCGCGTGCGTGAATTCAAAGTGGACGCGCTCGGCCTGTGCCGCAAATGCGCCCGCAAGCGCAGTCCTCGCTCACGAAGCTGA
- the dps gene encoding DNA protection during starvation protein, giving the protein MARVAREMVVKAGVDVEKLLDLLVKNASAELTTYYYYTILRVNLIGTEGEGLKEITEDARIEDRNHFEALVPRIYELGGKIPDDMKVFHDISACPPASLPKDPTDIRSMLEVLVKAERCAVAGYTNICNITAGKDHRTYDLSLAILHEEVEHEAWFSEFLGEGPSGHFRRSGTGSERNSPYVSKFLPH; this is encoded by the coding sequence ATGGCGCGTGTTGCCCGTGAAATGGTGGTGAAGGCGGGAGTCGACGTGGAGAAACTGCTCGACCTGCTGGTGAAAAACGCCTCCGCTGAACTGACCACGTATTACTACTACACGATTCTGCGCGTGAACCTGATCGGCACCGAAGGCGAAGGACTGAAGGAGATCACCGAAGACGCGCGCATCGAAGACCGCAACCACTTTGAAGCTCTGGTGCCGCGCATCTACGAACTCGGCGGAAAAATTCCCGACGACATGAAGGTGTTCCACGACATCTCGGCCTGCCCGCCGGCGTCGCTGCCGAAGGACCCGACGGACATCCGCTCGATGCTGGAAGTCCTGGTGAAGGCGGAACGCTGCGCGGTGGCAGGCTACACGAACATTTGCAACATCACCGCCGGCAAGGACCATCGCACCTACGATCTGTCGCTCGCCATCCTGCATGAGGAGGTGGAGCACGAGGCCTGGTTCTCGGAATTCCTGGGGGAGGGACCGTCGGGCCATTTCCGGCGTTCGGGCACGGGATCCGAGCGGAACTCGCCTTACGTCTCGAAGTTCCTGCCCCACTAG
- the kdsB gene encoding 3-deoxy-manno-octulosonate cytidylyltransferase, whose translation MRAVAVIPARLASTRLPRKVLRPIAGRPMLAWVYEAARAAPGLADVIVATDADEIVELCRRQGWSARLTSAAHRSGTERVREVAAAVPADVYLNIQGDEPLTRPEHIAALLELMARSDVQVGTLKTPCAAHDVANPNAVKVVATGSGRALYFSRAPIPFDRDAAGVARYFKHLGFYGYRKGALDRFANWPESSLEKSERLEQLRFLEHGIAIHVAETPFDTIGVDTEEDAQRVETLLLERAPR comes from the coding sequence ATGCGCGCCGTGGCGGTGATTCCGGCGCGGCTGGCCTCCACCCGCCTGCCGCGAAAAGTCCTGCGCCCCATCGCGGGACGTCCGATGCTCGCCTGGGTGTATGAGGCTGCGCGCGCCGCGCCTGGATTGGCCGACGTGATCGTCGCCACCGATGCGGACGAGATCGTGGAGCTGTGCCGCCGCCAGGGTTGGAGCGCAAGGCTCACTTCCGCCGCGCATCGCAGCGGTACCGAGCGGGTGCGCGAGGTGGCCGCCGCCGTTCCGGCCGACGTGTACCTCAACATCCAGGGCGATGAGCCCCTCACCCGTCCCGAGCACATTGCCGCACTGCTGGAGCTGATGGCGCGCAGCGACGTCCAGGTGGGCACACTGAAAACGCCATGCGCGGCACACGATGTCGCCAATCCCAACGCCGTGAAGGTGGTGGCCACCGGCTCGGGGCGCGCGCTTTATTTCTCGCGCGCCCCCATTCCCTTCGATCGCGATGCGGCGGGCGTGGCGCGCTACTTCAAGCACCTGGGATTCTACGGATATCGCAAGGGCGCGCTCGACCGCTTCGCGAACTGGCCGGAGTCGTCGCTGGAAAAATCGGAGCGGCTGGAGCAGTTGCGCTTTCTCGAGCACGGCATCGCCATCCACGTAGCGGAGACGCCTTTCGACACCATCGGCGTGGACACCGAAGAGGACGCGCAGCGCGTGGAGACGCTGCTGCTGGAGCGCGCGCCGCGATGA
- a CDS encoding GNAT family N-acetyltransferase produces MQASRPASDCLIRRATFSDAQAVLRCLHAAFEPYRSQYTEGAFRDTVLDPVTVHKRLARMSLFVAIAPDGKIVGTIGCEVQPGGSDGHLRGMAVLPQCQGGRAAAQLLDRAEEELRDGGCSRVTLDTTEPLQRAIRFYEKHGYARTGHVADFYGMPLHEFAKNLRSGSRANL; encoded by the coding sequence ATGCAGGCCTCGCGGCCAGCGAGCGATTGCCTGATCCGGCGCGCCACTTTTTCCGACGCCCAGGCCGTGCTGCGCTGCCTGCACGCCGCATTCGAGCCTTACCGCAGCCAGTACACCGAAGGGGCGTTTCGCGACACGGTGCTCGATCCGGTTACCGTCCACAAGCGCCTGGCGCGCATGTCGCTGTTCGTGGCGATCGCGCCAGACGGCAAGATCGTCGGCACGATCGGCTGCGAGGTCCAGCCTGGCGGCAGCGATGGCCATCTGCGCGGCATGGCGGTCCTGCCGCAGTGCCAGGGCGGGCGCGCCGCCGCACAACTGCTTGATCGTGCCGAAGAGGAGCTGCGCGACGGCGGTTGCAGCCGCGTGACGCTCGATACGACCGAACCTCTTCAGCGCGCCATCCGTTTTTATGAAAAGCACGGCTACGCCCGCACCGGACACGTGGCCGACTTCTACGGCATGCCGCTCCACGAGTTCGCGAAAAATTTGCGGTCAGGTTCGCGGGCGAATCTGTAA
- a CDS encoding 3-deoxy-D-manno-octulosonic acid transferase: protein MYFLYSLAAGAAALLLAPWWLWKMLRHGKYRAGLSERLGRVPERLALRRQNAPPPVWIHAVSVGEVLAMSPVIAELRRQMPERRVFISTTTRTGQSLARERFGAGNVFYFPLDFAFAIRPYLRALRPALVVLAETEFWPNFLLLAHASGARVAVVNARISDRSLPGYKRWRGLLHRILGNVDVFLAQSGEDARRLVEIGAEAARVSVAGNLKFDAGASSASVAPLLRNAIQGNAERVIVAGSTLAGEEEIVLAAFRQVLAARPASLLVLAPRHPERFAAAADLVAASGLRHWRRTALNESTELSGGVLLLDTIGELAALYEFADVAFVGGSLAPAGGHNVIEPARHGIAILVGPHTENFRDMVATFQRAGALRVVTGQELAPTLLHLLEHDGDRLNLGARAKQVVDENAGATARTIAALERLLTANAAAPAAATGSARVPATREVAK from the coding sequence ATGTACTTTCTCTACAGCCTGGCCGCGGGCGCCGCGGCGCTGCTGCTGGCGCCGTGGTGGCTGTGGAAGATGCTGCGCCACGGCAAGTACCGCGCCGGACTGAGCGAGCGGCTGGGCCGTGTCCCCGAGCGGCTCGCGCTTCGCCGACAAAATGCGCCACCGCCGGTCTGGATCCATGCCGTCTCGGTCGGCGAAGTGCTCGCGATGAGCCCGGTCATCGCCGAGCTGCGGCGGCAGATGCCCGAGCGCCGCGTCTTCATCTCGACCACCACGCGTACCGGCCAGAGCTTGGCGCGCGAGCGCTTCGGCGCCGGGAACGTTTTTTACTTTCCCCTGGACTTTGCCTTCGCCATCCGTCCCTACTTGCGCGCGCTGCGGCCGGCGCTCGTCGTGCTCGCCGAAACCGAGTTCTGGCCTAACTTCCTGCTGCTGGCACATGCGTCCGGCGCAAGGGTCGCGGTGGTCAACGCGCGCATCTCCGACCGCTCGCTCCCCGGATACAAGCGCTGGCGCGGACTGCTGCACCGCATCCTCGGCAATGTGGATGTGTTTCTCGCGCAAAGCGGCGAAGACGCGCGCCGTCTGGTTGAGATCGGCGCCGAGGCCGCGCGCGTGAGCGTGGCGGGAAATTTGAAGTTCGACGCCGGCGCTTCCAGCGCGAGCGTTGCGCCGCTGCTGCGCAATGCCATCCAGGGGAACGCCGAGCGCGTGATCGTCGCCGGCAGCACGCTGGCGGGCGAAGAGGAGATCGTGCTCGCCGCGTTTCGGCAGGTCTTGGCGGCTCGTCCCGCTTCGCTGCTGGTACTGGCGCCGCGGCATCCGGAGCGATTCGCGGCGGCCGCCGACTTGGTCGCGGCTTCCGGCCTGCGGCATTGGCGGCGGACGGCGCTCAACGAAAGCACGGAACTCTCCGGCGGCGTCCTGCTGCTCGACACCATCGGCGAACTGGCCGCGCTCTATGAGTTTGCCGATGTCGCGTTCGTCGGCGGCAGCCTGGCGCCTGCTGGCGGACACAATGTGATCGAGCCGGCGCGGCATGGCATCGCGATCCTCGTCGGCCCGCACACGGAAAATTTCCGCGACATGGTCGCCACCTTTCAGCGCGCCGGAGCGCTGCGCGTAGTGACCGGGCAGGAGCTTGCGCCCACTCTGTTGCATCTTCTCGAACACGACGGTGACCGGCTCAACCTGGGCGCGCGCGCCAAGCAGGTTGTCGACGAAAACGCCGGCGCCACGGCGCGCACCATCGCCGCTCTCGAGAGGCTGCTGACAGCAAACGCCGCCGCGCCGGCTGCCGCCACCGGGAGCGCCCGTGTGCCCGCCACGCGCGAGGTTGCCAAGTGA
- the lpxK gene encoding tetraacyldisaccharide 4'-kinase — protein sequence MSVLSGLYAAGVAARNALYDRGTLPARRLRKPVISVGNVAVGGAGKTPFVMLLAELLARRGLRCDVLTRGYGRASRGVAVVDVAGSAQQFGDEPLLIARRLKVPVIVGEDRYAAGLEAEKQFDSDLHLLDDGFQHRALARDFDIVLVTPDDARDRVLPAGRLREPLSALARADAVVLAAGAEPEPFPLAGRRVWRARRGIIPPRGAPQHPVVFCGIARPQNFLLQLRKAGVEPAAEASFRDHNRYSERDVRDLLQLREKSEADGFMTTEKDAVNLGALAAQLEPMCVVPLRMTLENAEAALDEMLRVIGERVRTFNTQDTKKHKGVSP from the coding sequence GTGAGCGTGCTGTCCGGGCTTTACGCGGCGGGCGTGGCGGCGCGCAACGCGCTCTACGACCGCGGCACGCTGCCGGCGCGCAGGCTGCGCAAGCCGGTGATCAGCGTAGGCAACGTCGCCGTGGGCGGCGCGGGCAAAACACCGTTCGTCATGCTTCTGGCTGAGCTGCTCGCCCGGCGCGGCCTGCGCTGCGACGTGCTCACCCGCGGTTACGGCCGGGCCAGCCGCGGCGTCGCCGTCGTGGACGTTGCAGGTTCGGCGCAGCAGTTCGGCGATGAGCCGCTGCTGATCGCGCGCCGGCTGAAGGTTCCGGTCATCGTCGGCGAGGACCGCTACGCCGCTGGCCTGGAAGCCGAAAAACAGTTCGACTCAGACCTGCACCTTCTCGACGACGGCTTTCAGCACCGGGCGCTGGCTCGCGACTTCGATATCGTGCTGGTCACGCCCGACGACGCGCGTGACCGTGTCCTGCCGGCTGGACGCCTGCGGGAGCCGCTTTCAGCCCTGGCGCGCGCCGACGCCGTGGTGCTCGCCGCCGGCGCCGAGCCGGAACCGTTTCCGCTCGCCGGCAGGCGCGTGTGGCGGGCGCGGCGCGGCATCATCCCGCCGCGCGGCGCGCCGCAGCATCCGGTGGTGTTCTGCGGGATCGCGCGGCCGCAGAATTTCCTGCTGCAGCTGCGCAAGGCGGGCGTCGAACCGGCGGCCGAGGCCAGCTTCCGCGATCACAACCGTTATTCCGAGCGCGATGTCCGCGACCTGCTGCAACTCCGAGAGAAGTCCGAGGCCGACGGCTTCATGACCACGGAAAAGGACGCCGTTAACCTGGGCGCGCTGGCGGCGCAGCTCGAGCCCATGTGCGTCGTTCCTCTACGTATGACGCTGGAAAACGCCGAGGCGGCGCTCGACGAAATGTTGCGCGTGATCGGCGAGCGCGTCCGGACCTTCAACACACAGGACACAAAAAAACACAAAGGAGTTTCGCCATGA
- a CDS encoding DUF4440 domain-containing protein, giving the protein MKLRRTALVLLALAVASSAWAQVKQKPNSPARRMANAPSRELMQRIWDAWGTLDPANAAPFYSKDPQNIYFDITPMQYTGWAAYEKGVKNVLAGFRQFKATIPDDARVQVLGNHALGFTTWHAELVMADGTPSTMEGRWTVEWARENGRWLIVHEHVSVPMGGGPMPPGNKPLSPKVQ; this is encoded by the coding sequence ATGAAGCTGCGCAGGACTGCCCTTGTTTTGCTCGCGCTCGCTGTCGCGTCGTCGGCCTGGGCGCAGGTCAAGCAGAAGCCGAATTCTCCCGCGCGCCGAATGGCGAATGCCCCCAGCCGTGAGCTCATGCAGCGCATCTGGGACGCCTGGGGCACGCTCGATCCGGCCAACGCCGCGCCGTTCTACTCCAAGGACCCGCAGAACATCTACTTCGACATCACCCCAATGCAGTACACCGGCTGGGCCGCGTACGAGAAGGGCGTAAAGAACGTGCTCGCCGGCTTCAGGCAGTTCAAGGCGACCATTCCCGACGACGCGCGCGTTCAGGTGCTGGGCAACCACGCGCTCGGCTTCACCACCTGGCACGCCGAACTGGTGATGGCCGATGGAACGCCTTCGACGATGGAAGGCCGCTGGACCGTGGAGTGGGCGCGCGAGAACGGACGCTGGCTCATCGTGCACGAGCATGTCTCCGTGCCGATGGGCGGCGGACCGATGCCGCCGGGCAACAAGCCGCTGTCGCCGAAAGTGCAATAG
- a CDS encoding AAA family ATPase, with the protein MLVTRITLKNWRNFRQVDVPVGSRVFLVGPNASGKSNFLDVFVFLRDLAKAGGGLQKAVSDRGGISRIRCLAARQDPDVELQIELAGDDSDKWTYSVGIKQESRGYRQPYLSFERVTHNGSDVVSRPDKNDQQDPLRRTQTYLEQISANSRFRPVARFFEAIDYLHLVPQLIKHPEAFVGPVLPGDPYGKSFLERVARTPEKTRRSRLRRIEAALRIAVPQLSELSDVKDEAGIPHLEAVYRHWRPKGAKQREDQFSDGTLRLIGLLWSLLEGSSLLLLEEPELSLNSGIIRKLPALMYRIQRQRERQLIVSTHSPDLLSDPGIGGEEMLLLTPSEEGTRVELASSNSEIRDLLEGGMSLADAAIPKTAPEGLPQLDLFQ; encoded by the coding sequence ATGCTCGTTACACGTATCACTCTCAAGAACTGGCGGAACTTTCGACAGGTCGACGTCCCAGTTGGCAGCCGTGTTTTCTTGGTTGGTCCAAATGCCTCCGGCAAATCCAACTTCTTGGATGTATTTGTGTTCCTCAGGGACCTAGCAAAGGCCGGAGGCGGCCTTCAGAAGGCCGTCAGCGACCGTGGCGGAATTTCACGAATTCGTTGCTTGGCGGCGCGGCAGGACCCGGATGTCGAGCTCCAAATCGAACTGGCAGGGGATGACTCGGACAAGTGGACCTATTCGGTTGGTATCAAGCAGGAATCGCGAGGATACAGGCAGCCTTATCTCTCGTTCGAAAGAGTGACGCACAATGGCAGTGATGTCGTCAGTCGGCCAGACAAGAACGATCAACAAGATCCACTGCGACGCACGCAGACTTATCTGGAACAAATAAGTGCGAACTCACGCTTCCGACCGGTGGCACGCTTCTTTGAAGCGATCGATTATCTTCATCTTGTCCCACAGTTGATCAAGCACCCGGAAGCATTTGTGGGCCCCGTTTTGCCTGGGGATCCTTACGGGAAGAGCTTTCTTGAAAGGGTTGCGAGAACGCCGGAGAAAACCCGCCGCTCGCGACTTCGCCGTATTGAGGCCGCCTTGCGAATCGCGGTTCCTCAGTTGAGCGAACTCTCAGACGTGAAGGACGAGGCCGGCATTCCGCACTTGGAAGCCGTTTATCGGCATTGGCGGCCAAAAGGAGCGAAACAGCGAGAGGATCAGTTTTCAGATGGGACACTTCGACTCATCGGACTTCTATGGTCCCTGCTCGAGGGAAGTTCTTTGCTCCTGTTGGAGGAACCCGAGTTATCCCTGAACTCCGGCATTATTCGCAAGCTCCCAGCCTTAATGTACAGAATCCAGAGACAGCGGGAACGTCAGCTTATCGTCAGTACCCACAGCCCAGATCTGCTGTCGGATCCAGGAATCGGCGGTGAAGAGATGTTGCTCCTGACACCTTCCGAAGAGGGCACACGGGTAGAGTTGGCTTCGTCTAATAGCGAAATCAGAGACTTGCTTGAGGGCGGAATGAGCCTCGCGGATGCTGCTATACCGAAGACTGCACCTGAGGGATTGCCCCAATTGGATCTGTTCCAGTAA